The proteins below come from a single Erythrobacter sp. SG61-1L genomic window:
- a CDS encoding ferrous iron transporter B produces MSGKRTAALVGNPNAGKSALFNALTGARQKIANYPGVTVERKAGRLILPTGEPVELIDLPGSYGFDATSPDEEVTRKVIFGEFVGEAQPDVLIVVLDASNIEQHLVFAQEVLELGRPTVVALNMVDLAERDGLVIDPNALEQALGVPVIPTVAVRRRGLPELAQAIASAEARAERDPKDHPRPHITQPERRLMANNIAKGAIISETRQHRLHARMDRLLLHPWLGPPILFALLFVIFQAVFAWATPFADALEGVVAWLSDLTTRIVPAGFAQDLLVQGVLAGVGSVVVFLPQIVILFFFILVMEATGYMARAAFIMDRLMASVGLSGRSFIPLLSSFACAIPGIMATRSISDPKDRLTTILIAPLMTCSARLPVYAVIIGAFIPARSVGPGIGLQGLVLFALYVAGIVGAMAAALILRRSVTKGAASGFIMELPKYQLPRLSDLLIGLWQRAWVFLRRAGTIIFTVTVVLWVLLSFPKAGPGESQINASIAGKIASGLEVVVKPIGFNHEMALALIPAMAAREVAVSSLATTYAIDASDEDAAASALEDQLASRWTLPMALAFLAWFVFAPQCLSTIAVARRETNGWKWPAVMLGYLFAMAYIFAGLTFWTATVLGL; encoded by the coding sequence GGCAAGAGTGCGCTGTTCAACGCACTGACCGGCGCCCGCCAGAAGATCGCCAATTATCCTGGCGTTACAGTGGAACGGAAGGCCGGACGCCTTATCCTTCCGACGGGGGAACCGGTTGAGCTGATCGACTTGCCCGGCAGCTATGGTTTCGATGCCACCAGCCCGGACGAGGAAGTGACGCGCAAGGTCATTTTCGGCGAATTCGTCGGCGAGGCACAGCCCGACGTGCTGATCGTCGTGCTCGATGCCTCCAATATCGAACAGCATCTGGTCTTCGCGCAGGAGGTGCTCGAACTGGGGCGCCCCACCGTGGTGGCACTCAATATGGTCGACCTTGCCGAACGCGACGGGCTGGTGATCGATCCCAATGCGCTGGAGCAGGCGCTCGGTGTGCCGGTAATTCCCACCGTCGCAGTGCGCCGCCGTGGCCTTCCCGAACTGGCGCAGGCCATCGCCTCGGCAGAGGCGCGGGCGGAACGCGATCCCAAGGACCATCCGCGTCCGCACATCACTCAGCCCGAGCGGCGCCTGATGGCGAACAACATCGCCAAGGGCGCGATCATCTCCGAAACGCGCCAGCATCGCCTCCATGCCCGCATGGACCGGCTGCTGTTGCATCCCTGGCTCGGCCCGCCGATCCTCTTCGCGCTTCTGTTCGTCATCTTTCAGGCGGTGTTCGCCTGGGCCACGCCCTTTGCCGATGCGCTGGAAGGCGTGGTGGCCTGGCTTTCTGATCTGACGACACGGATCGTTCCGGCCGGTTTCGCGCAGGATTTGCTGGTGCAGGGCGTGCTGGCCGGCGTCGGTTCCGTGGTGGTCTTCCTGCCGCAGATCGTGATCCTGTTCTTCTTCATCCTCGTAATGGAGGCGACGGGTTATATGGCCCGAGCGGCCTTCATTATGGACCGGTTGATGGCGTCTGTGGGCCTTTCAGGCCGCAGCTTCATTCCGCTGCTGTCCAGCTTCGCCTGCGCGATTCCGGGCATCATGGCCACGCGCAGCATTTCCGATCCCAAGGACCGGCTGACCACAATCCTGATCGCTCCGCTGATGACCTGTTCGGCGCGCCTGCCGGTCTATGCGGTGATCATCGGCGCTTTCATCCCGGCACGCTCGGTCGGCCCCGGCATCGGGTTGCAAGGGCTGGTGCTGTTTGCGCTTTATGTCGCCGGGATCGTCGGCGCCATGGCGGCTGCGCTGATCCTGCGCCGTTCGGTCACCAAGGGCGCTGCGTCCGGTTTCATCATGGAATTGCCGAAATATCAGCTGCCGCGCCTGTCTGACCTGCTGATCGGCCTGTGGCAGCGCGCATGGGTGTTCCTGCGCCGCGCGGGTACGATCATCTTTACGGTCACCGTGGTGCTGTGGGTGTTGCTCAGCTTCCCCAAGGCCGGTCCGGGCGAAAGCCAGATCAATGCCTCTATCGCGGGCAAGATTGCCAGCGGGCTGGAAGTGGTGGTGAAGCCCATCGGCTTCAATCACGAAATGGCTCTGGCGCTGATCCCGGCCATGGCAGCGCGTGAAGTGGCGGTTTCCTCGCTGGCGACCACATACGCGATTGACGCTTCGGACGAGGATGCGGCGGCATCCGCGCTCGAGGATCAGCTTGCCTCGCGCTGGACCCTGCCGATGGCGCTGGCCTTTCTTGCCTGGTTCGTCTTTGCGCCGCAATGCCTCTCCACAATCGCAGTGGCGCGCCGGGAGACCAACGGCTGGAAGTGGCCAGCGGTCATGCTCGGCTATCTCTTCGCCATGGCCTATATCTTCGCGGGGCTGACCTTCTGGACCGCCACGGTGCTGGGTCTATAG
- the ssb gene encoding single-stranded DNA-binding protein, translated as MAGSVNKVILVGNLGADPEVRSFQNGGKVCNLRIATSESWKDRNTGQRQERTEWHSVAIFSEGLAGVAERFLRKGSKVYIEGQLRTRKWQDQSGNDRYTTEVVLQGPGAVMTMLDGPQGGGASGGGGGQRGGWNEGGAGGGGSYGGGGSSSGGGSSSGGWGGGAPAGGGSSFGDDLDDDIPF; from the coding sequence ATGGCAGGCAGCGTCAACAAGGTCATTCTGGTCGGCAATCTGGGCGCGGACCCGGAAGTCCGCAGTTTCCAGAATGGCGGGAAGGTGTGCAACCTGCGCATCGCCACGTCGGAAAGCTGGAAGGACCGCAATACCGGCCAGCGTCAGGAGCGTACCGAATGGCACAGCGTGGCGATCTTCTCCGAAGGTCTGGCCGGCGTTGCCGAACGCTTCCTGCGCAAGGGAAGCAAGGTTTATATCGAAGGCCAGCTGCGCACCCGCAAGTGGCAGGACCAGTCGGGTAACGATCGCTACACGACCGAAGTGGTGCTGCAGGGCCCCGGTGCGGTGATGACCATGCTCGACGGACCGCAGGGCGGCGGTGCGAGCGGCGGTGGCGGTGGCCAGCGCGGCGGCTGGAACGAAGGCGGCGCCGGCGGTGGAGGCTCCTATGGCGGCGGCGGCAGTAGCAGCGGTGGCGGTTCGTCCTCGGGCGGCTGGGGCGGCGGTGCGCCTGCCGGTGGCGGCAGCAGCTTCGGCGACGATCTGGACGACGATATCCCGTTCTGA
- a CDS encoding DUF177 domain-containing protein — translation MAGTPEFSRMIDIRAVDARVRHLKADEAERAALCTRFGLVSLGRLEADIDLVKDGTAVDATGTLTADIVQICAVTGDDLPVAIREKLSFRFVPETGETHSPDEEVELEADELDEIPFEGTTFDLGEAVAQSLALAIDPYATGPNADAVRKEAGLLDEEASGPFAALAALKGKND, via the coding sequence ATGGCTGGTACACCGGAATTTTCCCGCATGATCGACATTCGCGCCGTGGACGCGCGAGTGCGGCATCTCAAAGCCGACGAGGCGGAGCGCGCGGCACTCTGCACGCGCTTCGGTCTGGTCTCGCTCGGCAGGCTGGAAGCCGATATCGATCTGGTGAAAGACGGCACCGCCGTGGACGCCACGGGCACGCTTACGGCCGACATTGTCCAAATCTGCGCGGTGACGGGCGACGATTTGCCGGTGGCGATTCGCGAAAAGCTGTCATTCCGCTTCGTGCCCGAAACAGGCGAGACTCACTCCCCCGACGAGGAAGTGGAACTTGAGGCCGATGAACTGGACGAGATTCCCTTTGAAGGAACCACATTCGATCTCGGCGAAGCCGTCGCGCAGAGCCTGGCGCTGGCGATCGATCCCTATGCCACCGGCCCGAATGCCGATGCGGTGAGGAAGGAAGCCGGGTTGCTGGATGAAGAGGCCAGCGGGCCATTCGCCGCGCTGGCCGCTCTCAAAGGGAAGAACGATTAA
- a CDS encoding ubiquinol-cytochrome C chaperone family protein gives MTLLSRLFSRRQDPRQGVQALWHRVVELARGKEWYAERGVADTVEGRFDMISAVLAMVLLRLERDENMAHPCVYLTELFVDDMEGQLRESGVGDVVVGKHMGKLMAALGGRLGAYRDALAQPGNSAMEEAVRRNLSLCEGAAPTAAAEGLRGFYDRLCAIPVERILAAEI, from the coding sequence GTGACGCTGCTTTCCCGCCTCTTCTCCCGCCGGCAAGACCCTCGTCAGGGTGTGCAGGCCCTCTGGCACCGCGTGGTGGAACTGGCGCGGGGCAAGGAATGGTATGCCGAGCGCGGCGTGGCCGATACGGTTGAAGGCCGCTTCGACATGATCAGCGCCGTACTGGCCATGGTGCTGCTGCGGCTGGAGCGGGATGAGAACATGGCACACCCCTGCGTCTATCTGACTGAGCTGTTCGTGGACGACATGGAAGGCCAGCTGCGCGAGAGCGGCGTAGGCGATGTTGTGGTCGGCAAGCATATGGGCAAGCTCATGGCCGCGCTGGGCGGCAGGCTGGGCGCATATCGCGATGCACTGGCACAGCCCGGCAATTCCGCGATGGAAGAGGCGGTCCGCCGCAATCTCAGCCTTTGCGAGGGCGCCGCACCCACCGCTGCGGCCGAGGGACTGCGCGGGTTTTATGACCGGCTTTGTGCTATTCCCGTTGAACGCATTCTGGCCGCGGAGATCTGA
- the bamE gene encoding outer membrane protein assembly factor BamE — translation MIAKVRIGAVVALAALSAGCSSITDHRGYIADESLVQSVQPGIDNKESVEGTLGRPTFTSEFGDPVWYYVSSTTAQKPFRKPRIRQHSVLAVTFDANGNVLSSQRWGMDKVAYVNPESDKTPVLGKERGFLEDLFGNIGQVGSFGSNAPGGPGPNGS, via the coding sequence ATGATAGCCAAGGTTCGGATCGGTGCGGTTGTGGCGCTCGCGGCCTTGTCTGCCGGGTGCAGCTCGATCACCGATCATCGCGGCTACATAGCCGATGAGTCGCTGGTTCAGTCGGTTCAGCCGGGTATCGACAACAAGGAGTCGGTTGAAGGAACTCTCGGGCGGCCGACCTTCACCAGCGAATTCGGCGATCCGGTGTGGTATTACGTGTCCAGTACCACTGCTCAGAAGCCGTTCCGGAAGCCGCGCATTCGCCAGCACTCGGTGTTGGCTGTGACGTTCGATGCCAATGGCAATGTCCTGTCGTCCCAGCGCTGGGGCATGGACAAGGTCGCCTATGTCAATCCTGAAAGCGACAAGACGCCTGTGCTCGGCAAGGAACGTGGCTTCCTTGAAGACCTGTTCGGCAATATCGGCCAGGTCGGCAGCTTTGGCTCCAACGCGCCTGGTGGCCCCGGCCCCAACGGAAGCTGA
- the hslV gene encoding ATP-dependent protease subunit HslV, whose translation MSERDNRHGTVQWHGTTIIGVKKDGKTVIAGDGQVSMGNTVMKPNARKVRRIGAGGSVIAGFAGATADAFTLFERLEKKLEQYSGQLLRAAVELAKDWRTDKYLRNLEALMIVADKDTLLVLTGNGDVLEPEGGPDSQIAAIGSGGNYALAAARAIDAYEQDAEAIARRAMAVAADICVFTNDRVTVETI comes from the coding sequence ATGAGTGAACGCGACAATCGCCACGGCACAGTCCAGTGGCACGGCACTACCATCATCGGCGTGAAGAAGGACGGCAAGACCGTCATCGCTGGCGATGGCCAGGTTTCCATGGGTAATACGGTGATGAAGCCCAATGCGCGCAAGGTGCGGCGCATCGGGGCAGGCGGTTCCGTGATCGCCGGCTTTGCGGGTGCCACGGCGGATGCCTTCACCCTGTTCGAACGGCTGGAAAAGAAGCTGGAGCAATATAGCGGCCAATTGCTGCGCGCTGCGGTGGAACTGGCCAAGGACTGGCGAACGGACAAATATCTGCGCAATCTGGAAGCCCTGATGATCGTGGCCGATAAGGACACTCTGCTGGTGCTCACGGGTAATGGCGATGTGCTGGAACCCGAAGGTGGGCCCGACTCACAGATTGCGGCCATCGGTTCTGGCGGAAACTACGCCCTTGCTGCTGCTCGCGCGATCGATGCCTATGAACAGGATGCCGAAGCGATTGCCCGCCGTGCCATGGCCGTGGCCGCCGACATCTGCGTTTTCACCAATGACCGCGTGACGGTCGAGACCATCTGA
- the hslU gene encoding ATP-dependent protease ATPase subunit HslU — protein MTDTLTPKAIVAALDEHIIGQAEAKRAVAVALRNRWRRQRLGAELRDEVTPKNILMIGPTGCGKTEISRRLAKLADAPFVKVEATKFTEVGYVGRDVEQIARDLAEEAVRLEKDRRREAVREAASKAAMDRLLKALVGENASEATRESFRQRIVQNAMNDVEVEIEVEDSPSMPMDLPGMGGNVGMIDLSQMMSKAFGRQNLKRRKLKVPDAWDKLVDEEAEKRMDQDDVARVALADAETNGIVFLDEIDKIAVSDVRGGSVSREGVQRDLLPLIEGTTVATKYGPMKTDHVLFIASGAFHLAKPSDMLPELQGRLPIRVELRSLTEEDFVSILSETRANLVEQYKALIGTEEVTLDFTQDAVREVAKIAAQVNESVENIGARRLQTVMEKLIEELSFEAEDRRGETVTIDAAYVQDKLATLAGNSDLSKYIL, from the coding sequence ATGACCGACACTTTGACCCCCAAGGCGATCGTCGCCGCACTGGACGAACACATCATCGGCCAGGCCGAAGCCAAGCGCGCAGTGGCCGTGGCCCTGCGCAATCGCTGGCGCCGCCAGCGGCTGGGCGCGGAACTGCGCGACGAGGTGACGCCCAAGAACATCCTGATGATCGGCCCCACGGGCTGCGGGAAGACCGAGATCAGTCGCCGTCTGGCCAAGCTGGCCGATGCGCCCTTCGTGAAGGTGGAAGCGACCAAGTTCACCGAAGTGGGCTATGTCGGCCGCGACGTGGAACAGATCGCCCGCGATCTCGCCGAAGAAGCCGTCCGGCTGGAGAAGGACCGCCGCCGCGAGGCCGTTCGGGAAGCCGCCAGCAAGGCCGCGATGGACCGCCTGCTGAAGGCGCTGGTGGGAGAGAACGCCTCCGAAGCCACTCGGGAAAGTTTCCGCCAGCGCATCGTCCAGAACGCGATGAATGATGTGGAAGTAGAGATCGAGGTGGAGGATTCCCCTTCCATGCCGATGGACCTGCCCGGCATGGGCGGCAATGTCGGCATGATCGACCTATCCCAGATGATGAGCAAGGCGTTCGGCCGACAGAACCTCAAGCGCCGAAAGCTCAAGGTTCCCGATGCGTGGGACAAGCTGGTCGACGAGGAAGCCGAAAAACGCATGGATCAGGACGATGTCGCCCGGGTCGCGCTGGCCGATGCTGAAACCAACGGGATCGTCTTCCTCGACGAGATCGACAAGATCGCCGTGTCTGACGTGCGCGGCGGCTCGGTCAGCCGGGAAGGCGTGCAGCGCGATCTGCTGCCGTTGATCGAAGGCACCACGGTCGCCACCAAATACGGGCCGATGAAGACGGACCATGTGCTGTTCATCGCATCGGGCGCGTTCCACCTGGCCAAGCCGTCCGACATGCTGCCCGAACTGCAGGGGCGCCTGCCGATCCGGGTCGAGTTGCGCAGCCTGACCGAGGAAGATTTCGTGAGCATCCTTTCAGAGACGCGCGCGAATCTGGTCGAACAGTACAAGGCGCTGATCGGCACGGAAGAAGTGACACTGGACTTCACGCAAGACGCCGTGCGCGAAGTGGCGAAGATCGCCGCGCAGGTGAACGAAAGCGTCGAGAATATCGGCGCCCGCCGTCTGCAGACCGTGATGGAAAAGCTGATTGAGGAACTGAGCTTCGAGGCGGAAGACCGCCGGGGCGAAACCGTAACGATCGACGCGGCCTATGTGCAGGACAAACTGGCCACGCTCGCGGGCAATAGCGATCTGAGCAAATATATCCTGTAA
- a CDS encoding cytochrome c translates to MTSHRMILALAATAAALTGCSKEPAADSVPMTVHEAMTKHVDVIADEVWAIGNAAMANDAVIDPKLMDDAKWAKLADAATRLQAAATELGALKTLVVNRPGVTISDENVEGGTTSEQVQKNIDADPDGFRGMAGALASHMGDIAAAAKAHDAQRAGEMVGQIDGVCENCHLEFWYPQQKDLVKQLMAEGQTPTPAAK, encoded by the coding sequence ATGACATCGCATCGCATGATTCTCGCCCTCGCCGCGACGGCAGCGGCGCTTACCGGTTGCAGCAAGGAACCCGCGGCCGACAGTGTCCCCATGACCGTGCATGAAGCCATGACCAAGCATGTCGACGTGATCGCCGACGAAGTCTGGGCAATCGGCAATGCCGCGATGGCGAATGATGCGGTGATCGATCCCAAGCTGATGGACGATGCCAAATGGGCCAAGCTGGCCGATGCCGCCACCCGGCTTCAGGCTGCGGCAACCGAACTCGGCGCGCTCAAGACCCTAGTGGTCAACCGTCCCGGCGTGACCATCTCGGACGAGAATGTGGAAGGCGGCACCACCTCCGAACAGGTCCAAAAGAATATCGATGCAGATCCCGATGGCTTCCGTGGCATGGCCGGTGCTCTTGCCAGCCACATGGGTGACATTGCCGCCGCCGCCAAGGCGCACGATGCGCAGCGCGCAGGCGAGATGGTTGGCCAGATCGATGGCGTCTGTGAAAACTGCCACCTGGAATTCTGGTATCCCCAGCAGAAGGATCTGGTGAAGCAGTTGATGGCCGAAGGGCAAACGCCCACGCCCGCAGCGAAGTAA